One region of Candidatus Poribacteria bacterium genomic DNA includes:
- a CDS encoding arylsulfatase produces the protein MNENRKPNIVLILNDDMGFSDLGCYGGEVQTPHLDRLAAGGLRFTQFYNTARCCPSRASMLTGLHPHQTGVGHMMGDDGLEGYRGDLNDRCITIADAVRSEDYGTYMSGKWHISRHTGADGPKHSWPCQRGFDEYYGIITGAANFWKPNTLTRNNTRIQHDELPEDYFLTDAISDEAATFIRNHTEKTPDRPFFTYVAYTAPHWPLHAHEEDIALYNGRFAAGWDELREERLSRMREMKILDEAWQLTARDPSQPSWSEAQYKAWNQRRMEVYAAQITRMDAGIGRIIDTLEETGKLDNTLILFLADNGGCAEELGGPPARRDAGSLISTETTSDGQPVYRGNDPSIMPGPENTYQSYGVPWANLSNTPFREYKHWVHEGGIATPLIAHWPDAIKSEGELRHQPGQLPDIMATCLEVSGATYPEEHNGLFNTRAILPLEGTSLVPVFDDKDNGKEVLYWEHEGNCAVRQGKWKLVCKFPGDWELYDVEAERTEINNLADKHPQKVKELAGLYQDWADRCFIYPWDKLQEQRRQQRQQR, from the coding sequence ATGAACGAAAATAGAAAACCTAACATCGTCCTTATCTTGAACGACGATATGGGTTTTTCCGACTTAGGCTGCTACGGTGGCGAAGTCCAAACGCCACATCTGGATCGGCTTGCAGCGGGTGGACTTCGGTTTACACAGTTCTACAATACGGCTCGCTGCTGTCCGTCCCGTGCGTCCATGCTTACTGGGCTACACCCACACCAAACGGGGGTGGGACACATGATGGGCGACGATGGACTTGAAGGGTATCGCGGCGACCTTAATGACCGTTGTATCACGATTGCCGATGCCGTCCGTTCAGAAGACTACGGCACCTACATGAGCGGTAAATGGCATATCTCTCGACATACCGGTGCTGATGGTCCTAAACATAGTTGGCCCTGTCAGCGTGGGTTTGATGAGTACTATGGGATTATCACCGGTGCCGCGAATTTCTGGAAACCGAACACCCTGACGCGAAATAATACCCGCATCCAACACGATGAACTCCCCGAAGATTACTTCCTCACGGACGCTATCAGTGATGAAGCAGCGACATTTATCCGTAATCATACTGAGAAAACACCTGATCGCCCATTCTTTACATACGTTGCTTACACGGCACCCCATTGGCCCCTGCACGCGCATGAAGAGGACATTGCACTCTACAATGGACGTTTTGCTGCTGGATGGGATGAACTTCGGGAAGAGAGACTCTCACGGATGCGAGAAATGAAGATTTTAGATGAGGCGTGGCAGCTTACCGCGCGTGATCCCTCGCAGCCCTCGTGGAGCGAGGCGCAATACAAAGCGTGGAATCAACGCCGCATGGAGGTTTACGCTGCACAGATCACCCGTATGGATGCAGGCATTGGACGAATTATTGACACATTGGAAGAGACAGGTAAACTTGACAACACGCTTATCCTGTTTTTAGCCGATAACGGTGGTTGTGCTGAGGAGCTCGGTGGTCCTCCAGCGAGGCGCGACGCGGGTTCACTCATTAGTACCGAGACAACCTCCGATGGACAACCTGTCTATCGTGGGAACGACCCAAGTATTATGCCTGGTCCCGAAAACACCTATCAGAGTTATGGTGTTCCGTGGGCGAACCTTTCCAATACACCGTTCCGTGAATACAAGCATTGGGTGCACGAAGGCGGTATCGCTACACCGCTCATCGCGCATTGGCCGGATGCTATAAAGTCTGAAGGCGAACTACGCCATCAGCCCGGTCAACTGCCGGATATCATGGCGACATGCCTTGAAGTCTCAGGGGCAACTTACCCTGAAGAACACAACGGACTGTTTAACACGAGGGCAATTCTGCCGTTAGAAGGGACAAGTTTAGTGCCGGTTTTCGATGATAAAGACAACGGTAAAGAAGTGCTTTATTGGGAGCATGAAGGCAACTGCGCTGTTCGTCAAGGAAAATGGAAATTGGTCTGCAAGTTCCCCGGTGATTGGGAGCTCTATGATGTAGAAGCAGAGCGGACGGAGATTAACAACCTCGCCGACAAACATCCGCAGAAAGTAAAGGAACTTGCGGGGCTTTACCAAGACTGGGCAGATCGCTGTTTTATCTATCCGTGGGATAAACTCCAGGAACAACGGAGACAACAACGCCAGCAGCGATAA
- a CDS encoding CDP-alcohol phosphatidyltransferase family protein, translated as MIANLITLFRLILVFVVISLFDYHLYLDILLVALIGLILFLDAVDGYVARKLNQTSDFGALFDIVGDRIVECIFWVYFAVVGLIPFWIPAVVIARGFFTDGLRSAAFAQGKTAFGENTMMTSRWTRALTSSRLSRSVYGITKTIAFIYLGGVIAFKNSGVYPELVVGLELAGVILSAITVAMCLIRGLPVIVDGWKYVKG; from the coding sequence ATGATTGCGAATTTGATTACACTCTTCCGCCTGATTCTGGTCTTCGTTGTGATTTCCCTTTTTGACTATCACCTTTATTTAGATATTTTACTCGTCGCGCTGATCGGCTTAATTCTGTTTCTCGATGCAGTTGACGGCTATGTTGCCCGTAAACTGAACCAAACATCCGATTTTGGTGCCCTATTTGACATCGTTGGCGACCGAATTGTCGAATGCATTTTCTGGGTTTATTTCGCCGTTGTTGGGTTGATACCGTTCTGGATACCAGCCGTCGTGATTGCACGTGGCTTCTTTACAGATGGCTTGCGGAGTGCGGCTTTTGCACAAGGCAAAACCGCCTTCGGTGAAAACACGATGATGACCTCCAGATGGACGCGCGCACTCACTAGTTCGAGACTGAGCCGAAGTGTCTACGGCATCACGAAAACCATTGCTTTTATCTATCTCGGTGGCGTTATTGCCTTCAAAAATTCCGGTGTCTATCCGGAATTAGTTGTCGGATTGGAATTGGCGGGCGTAATCCTATCTGCTATAACTGTTGCTATGTGTCTAATTCGCGGGCTTCCTGTCATAGTCGATGGTTGGAAGTACGTCAAAGGTTAG
- a CDS encoding lactonase family protein has product MAQQNSQDYFVYVGTYTHGNSEGIYVYRLDGATGGLEYSSKITGVENPSFLEIHPSGQYLFAVNELGEFEGKDSGAVTAFYIHKETGELSYLNQQATGGGAPCHLSIDATGKCLLVANYGGGSVTAFLIGTDGRLSEASDFVQHQGSSVNPQRQMEPHAHAIMIDPGNRYAFSPDLGLDKVLIYQLDPKNGKLTPNTQPWVRVQPGAGPRHFDFHPNKQYAYVINEIDSTFTAFRYDASAGTLTEFQTIPTLPDDFDGTSHCADIHVHPSGKFLYGSNRGHDSIAICAIDEETGMLSSIGYESTQGQAPRNFGLNPEGTFLFAANQQTDTVVTFAIDTETGELNATGDVAEVPTPVCLKMLACS; this is encoded by the coding sequence ATGGCGCAACAGAACAGCCAGGACTATTTCGTTTATGTTGGTACCTACACGCATGGAAACAGCGAAGGGATTTATGTCTACCGCTTGGATGGAGCAACTGGCGGCTTGGAATACAGCAGCAAGATAACAGGTGTTGAAAATCCATCTTTTTTGGAGATACACCCGAGTGGGCAGTATCTCTTTGCTGTCAATGAACTTGGTGAGTTTGAAGGCAAAGATAGTGGCGCGGTCACGGCGTTTTATATTCACAAAGAAACAGGCGAACTTAGTTATCTCAACCAGCAAGCAACCGGCGGTGGTGCCCCGTGTCATCTGAGTATAGATGCTACTGGTAAATGTTTACTCGTGGCGAATTATGGCGGTGGAAGTGTTACTGCTTTCCTGATAGGGACAGATGGTAGGCTCAGCGAAGCCTCTGACTTTGTACAACATCAGGGATCCAGTGTTAATCCACAGCGACAGATGGAACCTCACGCCCACGCAATTATGATCGATCCGGGCAATCGTTACGCCTTCTCACCCGATCTGGGGCTTGATAAGGTTCTCATCTACCAGTTAGATCCCAAAAATGGGAAACTCACGCCCAATACGCAGCCGTGGGTACGCGTGCAGCCCGGTGCAGGACCACGTCACTTCGATTTTCATCCGAATAAGCAGTACGCGTATGTGATTAACGAGATAGATTCTACCTTCACCGCCTTCCGGTATGATGCAAGTGCGGGAACACTCACTGAATTCCAGACAATCCCCACCCTCCCCGATGATTTTGATGGCACCAGCCATTGCGCTGATATTCATGTCCATCCTTCTGGGAAGTTCTTGTATGGTTCAAACCGTGGGCATGATAGTATTGCTATCTGCGCGATTGATGAAGAAACGGGGATGCTTAGTTCCATCGGCTATGAGTCAACGCAAGGACAGGCACCGCGGAACTTCGGGCTGAATCCGGAAGGCACCTTTCTCTTTGCTGCCAACCAGCAGACAGATACAGTCGTTACCTTCGCGATTGATACTGAAACTGGTGAATTGAATGCGACAGGAGACGTAGCAGAAGTGCCAACACCGGTCTGTTTGAAGATGTTGGCGTGTAGTTAA